From Paenibacillus sp. PK3_47, the proteins below share one genomic window:
- the rimP gene encoding ribosome maturation factor RimP yields the protein MLGSYLEDNGFELVDVEYVKEGSNWFLRIFVDKEGGIDIDDCGAISEYFSSKLDENDPIPEAYFLEVSSPGAERPLKKAADVAKAVGKDVYVTVYEPIHGLKEFEGRLLSFENEELLISAGKKEHVVPYAKVASARLAIIF from the coding sequence ATGCTTGGGTCCTATCTTGAGGACAATGGTTTCGAACTGGTGGACGTTGAATACGTGAAGGAAGGCTCCAACTGGTTTTTGCGCATATTCGTAGATAAAGAAGGCGGCATTGACATCGATGATTGCGGTGCCATCAGCGAATATTTCAGCTCAAAGCTGGATGAGAATGATCCTATTCCCGAGGCTTATTTCCTTGAGGTATCCTCGCCGGGTGCGGAACGCCCGCTCAAAAAGGCAGCGGATGTCGCCAAAGCGGTAGGCAAGGACGTATATGTGACTGTTTATGAGCCGATTCATGGACTCAAAGAATTCGAAGGCCGACTGCTTTCGTTCGAGAACGAGGAACTGCTCATCTCCGCGGGCAAAAAAGAACATGTAGTGCCGTATGCCAAAGTCGCCAGCGCGAGATTGGCCATTATTTTTTAA
- a CDS encoding YlxQ family RNA-binding protein — MSKTLSYLGLAMRAGKIVTGDEGVLKAVRSSEAKLVVLAGDASDNTQKKFRDKCGTYDIPLVIAFHRDELGASIGKDQRVVLAVTDKGFAEMISRTLGDTVGGGVID; from the coding sequence ATGAGTAAGACACTTTCTTATTTAGGGCTTGCGATGAGAGCAGGCAAGATTGTTACCGGTGACGAGGGCGTGCTCAAAGCAGTGCGTTCTTCAGAGGCGAAGCTGGTCGTCCTGGCAGGTGACGCTTCAGATAATACTCAGAAAAAGTTCCGTGACAAGTGCGGAACCTACGATATTCCACTAGTAATCGCTTTTCACCGGGATGAACTCGGTGCAAGTATTGGTAAAGACCAGCGCGTAGTGCTGGCCGTTACGGATAAAGGATTCGCGGAAATGATCTCCAGAACCCTTGGGGATACTGTCGGAGGTGGAGTTATTGACTAA
- the rbfA gene encoding 30S ribosome-binding factor RbfA encodes MSKIRAGRVGEQIKKELSQLIQSGLKDPRVGFVTVTGVDVTNDLSQAKVYLSVFGDAEQQAASLKAIEKANGFLRSELGKAIRLRHTPELIFKFDESVAYGSHIEKLLGEIKHEES; translated from the coding sequence ATGTCTAAAATCAGAGCTGGACGGGTTGGCGAGCAGATCAAGAAAGAGCTGAGCCAGCTCATCCAAAGCGGTCTGAAGGACCCGCGTGTCGGGTTCGTTACAGTAACCGGAGTGGACGTGACGAATGATCTGTCCCAGGCTAAGGTATACCTTAGCGTGTTCGGTGACGCGGAACAGCAGGCTGCTTCGCTCAAAGCGATTGAGAAAGCTAACGGCTTTCTCCGCTCTGAGCTGGGTAAAGCGATCCGTCTGCGTCATACCCCGGAGCTGATCTTCAAATTTGATGAATCCGTAGCCTACGGAAGTCATATTGAGAAGCTGCTCGGAGAGATCAAGCACGAAGAAAGCTAG
- the nusA gene encoding transcription termination factor NusA: MSMDFIEAMNELEREKGISKDVLFEAIEAALISSYKRNFNAAQNVRVDMNRNTGVIKVFARKLIVEEVLDSRTEISLASAREINPHFQIEDIAELEVTPRDFGRIAAQTAKQVVTQRIREAERGLIYNAFIDKEDDIVTGLVQRQDMRNIYVDLGKIEAVLPLSELMPGEKFKQSERIKAYITKVENTTKGPQIMLSRSHPGLLKRLFELEVPEIFDGVVEIRSVAREAGFRSKIAVYSRNPEVDPVGSCVGPRGTRVQTIVTELRGEKIDIVRYSENVQEYVANALSPSKVLEVQVFEAEKMARVIVPDYQLSLAIGIKGQNARLAAKLTGWKIDIKSESQAEQEYGRPKTSDDEMHQDSVSID, encoded by the coding sequence ATGAGTATGGATTTTATTGAAGCTATGAATGAACTGGAAAGGGAGAAAGGCATCAGCAAAGATGTGCTGTTTGAAGCCATTGAAGCTGCGCTGATCTCCAGTTACAAACGCAATTTTAATGCGGCGCAGAACGTGCGTGTGGACATGAACCGCAACACGGGAGTAATCAAGGTATTTGCCCGCAAGCTGATTGTGGAGGAGGTACTGGATTCCCGGACCGAGATCTCACTGGCTTCAGCAAGAGAAATTAACCCGCATTTCCAGATTGAAGATATCGCAGAGCTTGAGGTTACACCTCGCGATTTCGGGCGTATTGCTGCACAGACTGCCAAGCAGGTTGTAACCCAGCGTATTCGTGAAGCTGAGCGCGGACTTATTTATAACGCTTTTATCGACAAGGAAGATGATATCGTGACCGGTCTGGTACAGCGTCAGGATATGCGTAATATCTATGTTGATCTCGGCAAAATCGAAGCCGTGCTGCCGCTGAGCGAATTAATGCCTGGCGAAAAGTTCAAGCAGAGCGAGCGGATCAAGGCTTATATCACCAAGGTGGAGAATACGACGAAGGGTCCGCAGATCATGCTGTCCCGCAGTCATCCAGGGCTGCTGAAGCGTCTGTTTGAGCTTGAGGTTCCGGAAATTTTTGACGGTGTAGTCGAAATTCGTTCCGTGGCACGTGAAGCGGGCTTCCGTTCCAAAATCGCTGTATATTCTCGCAATCCCGAAGTGGACCCTGTCGGTTCCTGTGTAGGTCCCAGAGGGACCCGCGTTCAGACTATCGTTACAGAGCTTCGCGGTGAAAAGATCGACATTGTCCGTTATTCGGAAAATGTGCAGGAATATGTGGCGAACGCGCTCAGCCCTTCCAAAGTGCTTGAGGTTCAAGTCTTTGAAGCGGAGAAAATGGCGCGCGTTATCGTGCCTGATTATCAATTGTCGCTGGCGATCGGCATCAAAGGGCAGAACGCCCGTCTTGCTGCCAAGCTGACCGGCTGGAAAATTGATATCAAGAGCGAAAGCCAGGCGGAGCAGGAGTACGGCAGACCCAAAACTTCCGATGATGAAATGCATCAAGATTCCGTCTCCATCGATTAA
- a CDS encoding YlxR family protein, with product MKQRKVPLRKCVASQEMMPKKELIRVVRTPEGEVMIDLTGKKSGRGAYICGKLECFKLAQKNKALDRALKCQVSPEIYAQLARDFASVEEEFLAAKDSEDNE from the coding sequence ATGAAGCAAAGAAAGGTGCCGCTGCGCAAATGCGTCGCCAGCCAGGAGATGATGCCCAAGAAGGAGCTGATTCGCGTGGTTAGGACGCCGGAAGGCGAAGTGATGATCGATCTGACAGGCAAGAAGTCAGGCCGGGGCGCTTATATCTGCGGCAAACTGGAATGCTTTAAGCTGGCACAAAAGAACAAAGCGCTTGACCGTGCATTGAAATGTCAAGTGAGTCCTGAAATCTATGCCCAGCTTGCACGGGATTTTGCATCCGTGGAGGAAGAGTTTCTGGCAGCAAAGGATAGTGAGGACAATGAGTAA
- the truB gene encoding tRNA pseudouridine(55) synthase TruB, with protein sequence MSELTGVLAVYKPAGFTSHDVVAKARRILGMKRIGHTGTLDPQVTGVLPLCLGRATRVVEYIQELPKEYVATLRLGLSSDTEDLTGTITETVDEVKVTEEEVLKVLNSFKGVISQVPPMYSAVKVDGKRLYELAREGKTVERKSREVEIYEIEMQEMVWNGNYPDITFRVLCSKGTYIRTLCVDIGRALHLPGVMVKLTRTMSAGISASHCLSLEEIAEHKAAGTLEGHLIAADEAISHLPSHTVVDEKKKAAVQGQRLSTRFVTPEVKNSGHFRLYDLQGDFLGIYELDKAGAIAPVKVFAQA encoded by the coding sequence ATGAGTGAGCTTACAGGTGTACTTGCTGTTTACAAGCCTGCTGGTTTCACATCGCATGATGTTGTAGCCAAAGCACGCCGGATTCTGGGAATGAAGCGGATCGGCCACACCGGCACTCTGGATCCGCAGGTAACCGGTGTGCTGCCGCTATGTCTTGGAAGGGCAACCCGGGTTGTGGAATATATCCAGGAGCTGCCCAAAGAATATGTAGCCACGCTGAGACTGGGGTTATCCAGTGATACAGAGGATTTGACCGGCACCATCACAGAAACCGTTGATGAGGTGAAGGTCACGGAGGAAGAAGTTCTTAAAGTGCTGAATTCCTTTAAAGGTGTGATCTCCCAGGTGCCGCCAATGTACTCGGCTGTCAAAGTGGACGGGAAACGGCTGTATGAACTGGCTAGGGAAGGCAAAACCGTAGAGCGCAAAAGCCGTGAAGTGGAGATTTATGAAATAGAAATGCAGGAAATGGTCTGGAACGGCAATTATCCTGATATTACTTTTCGCGTGCTGTGTTCCAAAGGTACATACATCCGGACGCTGTGCGTGGATATTGGAAGAGCACTTCATCTTCCCGGGGTTATGGTAAAGCTTACACGTACAATGTCGGCAGGCATTTCTGCCAGCCATTGCCTGAGTTTGGAGGAGATTGCCGAACATAAGGCAGCAGGCACGCTTGAGGGTCATCTGATCGCTGCAGACGAGGCGATTTCCCATCTGCCCAGCCATACGGTGGTTGATGAGAAGAAGAAGGCTGCGGTACAGGGCCAGCGTCTTTCCACACGTTTTGTAACCCCTGAAGTGAAGAATTCCGGGCATTTCCGGCTGTATGATCTTCAAGGGGACTTCCTGGGGATTTACGAGCTCGATAAAGCAGGAGCTATAGCGCCTGTCAAAGTATTCGCACAGGCCTGA
- a CDS encoding bifunctional oligoribonuclease/PAP phosphatase NrnA, translating into MQSYEQSLQQTREFLLEHDDYLVVSHVQPDGDAVSSTLAVGWLLSCLGKKYTMLNEGPIPQRMEYLWHAGEIINLADGELSRKYSNIICVDCADFQRVGLTQHYFADDALIVNIDHHPTNNGYGAVTLIKPDAAATAEILFDLLKTFQVEWNIDIATAIYTGLLTDTGGFRYTNTSPKVMAAVSELLAMGVNGPLLAETLLEEMTLAQVKVLNRALNTLQLSPDGEIAWVYVTPQDMLDCNAANEDLEGIVNYPRNIRGVEVGILFKVIHDQAVKVSLRSAGKVDVAALAQVFGGGGHTRAAGARIEQTLEQAIALVLEEVKRHL; encoded by the coding sequence ATGCAGAGCTATGAACAAAGTCTCCAGCAGACCCGTGAATTTCTGCTGGAACACGACGATTATCTTGTAGTGTCGCATGTTCAGCCGGACGGAGATGCAGTCAGCTCCACCCTCGCGGTGGGCTGGCTTCTCTCATGTCTGGGCAAAAAATACACTATGCTGAATGAAGGCCCGATTCCGCAGCGGATGGAATATTTGTGGCATGCCGGCGAAATTATCAATCTTGCTGACGGTGAACTTTCGCGCAAATACAGCAATATTATTTGCGTCGATTGTGCGGACTTCCAGCGGGTGGGACTTACCCAGCATTATTTTGCTGATGACGCTCTTATTGTCAACATTGACCATCATCCTACAAACAATGGTTACGGCGCCGTAACGCTGATCAAACCGGATGCGGCAGCAACTGCGGAAATCTTGTTCGACTTGCTGAAAACGTTCCAGGTGGAATGGAATATTGATATTGCTACAGCAATTTATACCGGACTCCTTACGGATACCGGCGGATTCCGTTACACGAATACTTCTCCCAAAGTTATGGCGGCTGTTTCCGAACTGCTTGCTATGGGGGTTAACGGTCCTTTACTTGCAGAGACACTGCTGGAGGAAATGACACTCGCTCAGGTCAAGGTGCTGAACAGGGCGCTGAATACACTTCAGCTGTCTCCTGATGGGGAAATTGCCTGGGTCTATGTGACACCGCAGGACATGCTGGACTGCAATGCTGCAAATGAGGATCTTGAAGGGATTGTTAACTACCCGCGCAACATCCGCGGTGTAGAGGTCGGCATTCTGTTCAAGGTGATTCATGATCAGGCTGTGAAGGTCAGTCTGCGGTCGGCAGGCAAGGTCGATGTTGCAGCCTTAGCTCAGGTCTTTGGCGGCGGCGGGCATACACGTGCTGCAGGTGCCCGGATTGAACAAACGCTGGAACAGGCTATTGCGCTTGTGCTTGAGGAGGTAAAACGTCATCTATGA
- the infB gene encoding translation initiation factor IF-2, translating into MTKEDNKDKLRVYEYAKSLNMSSKEIITILKRLNVPVNNHMSVMENGSVTKVEQFFKDIKSNAAAKRDSGTSSRPVTAGAVTAEPQSAQNANKNQIEKQVGMNSNQNNNQSTTSPRPQSGQDTRRTSGSTQNSRPQGSSTGGNRPQGSSGGNRPQGGSSGSNRPQGSSTGGNRPQGSSTGGSRPQGSSTGGNRPQGSSTGGNRPQGSSTGGRPQGQGGAPRTGDRPQGQGGGDFSRGGDRGPKKNNSGGRPNNSGQKRFEDGKGGGNFRGRGGKNNRGRNQPVVHREKIDNTPKKIIVRGSMTVGETAKLLHKDASEVIKKLILMGVMATINQELDIDTILLLSGEFGVEVEVKIPVDEDSFETVEENDSEEELQARPPVVTIMGHVDHGKTTLLDAIRSTNVTGGEAGGITQHIGAYQVEINQKKITFLDTPGHEAFTAMRARGAQVTDMTIIVVAADDGVMPQTVEAINHAKAAGLPIIVAVNKIDKPGADPDRVKQELTNYELVPEEWGGDTIFVNLSAKQRINLEELLEMILLVAEVNEYKANPDKRARGTVIEAELDKNRGPVARILVQNGTLKVGDAFVAGNCFGRVRAMVNDKGRKIKEAGPSTPVEITGLAEVPQAGDPFMAFEDERKARAIADRRSTTQRQTELNTNTRVTLDDLFKHIKDGEIKDLNVIIKGDVQGSVEALKSSLAKIEVEGVRVKIIHSGAGSITESDITLAAASNAIVIGFNVRPDAQTKAAAEQEKVDVRLHNIIYNVIEEIESAMKGMLDPVFKENIIGHAEVRNVFKISKVGNIAGCMVTDGKIARNAEMRLIRSGIVVFEGKIDTLKRFKDDAKEVAQGYECGITLERYNDVQEGDVIEAFIMEKVER; encoded by the coding sequence TTGACTAAAGAAGATAATAAGGATAAGCTGCGCGTATACGAATACGCGAAATCTCTGAACATGAGCAGTAAAGAAATTATTACTATTCTGAAGCGTTTGAACGTTCCTGTGAATAATCATATGAGTGTGATGGAGAATGGCTCCGTGACCAAAGTTGAACAATTCTTCAAGGATATCAAATCAAATGCTGCAGCCAAGCGGGACAGCGGCACCAGCAGCCGCCCGGTAACTGCCGGAGCGGTAACAGCCGAACCGCAAAGTGCTCAGAATGCCAACAAAAATCAAATAGAAAAGCAGGTAGGTATGAACAGTAACCAAAACAACAACCAATCGACGACGTCACCAAGGCCCCAAAGCGGACAAGATACCCGCAGAACTTCAGGCTCCACCCAAAACTCACGCCCGCAAGGCAGCTCCACAGGCGGTAACCGCCCGCAAGGCAGCTCCGGCGGGAACCGTCCGCAAGGCGGATCATCCGGCAGCAACCGTCCGCAGGGCAGCTCCACAGGCGGCAACCGTCCGCAAGGCAGCTCCACAGGCGGCAGCCGTCCGCAAGGCAGCTCCACAGGCGGCAACCGCCCGCAGGGAAGCTCTACAGGCGGCAACCGTCCGCAAGGCAGCTCCACAGGCGGCCGTCCGCAAGGTCAAGGCGGAGCGCCGCGTACAGGTGACCGTCCGCAGGGTCAAGGCGGCGGAGATTTCTCCCGCGGCGGCGACAGAGGTCCGAAGAAGAACAACTCGGGCGGCAGACCAAATAACAGCGGCCAAAAACGGTTTGAAGACGGTAAAGGCGGCGGCAACTTCCGCGGCCGCGGCGGCAAGAATAACCGTGGCAGAAACCAGCCGGTTGTACACCGTGAAAAGATTGACAACACACCTAAGAAAATTATCGTCCGCGGCAGCATGACTGTTGGCGAGACAGCCAAGCTGCTTCATAAAGATGCATCGGAAGTCATCAAGAAGCTCATCCTGATGGGCGTAATGGCTACCATTAACCAGGAGCTGGATATCGATACAATTCTGCTGCTCTCCGGTGAATTCGGAGTCGAAGTAGAAGTGAAGATTCCGGTCGATGAGGACAGCTTCGAAACCGTGGAGGAAAATGACTCTGAAGAAGAACTGCAGGCACGTCCTCCGGTAGTTACCATTATGGGTCACGTTGACCATGGTAAAACTACTTTGCTGGATGCGATCCGTTCAACGAACGTAACCGGCGGCGAAGCCGGCGGGATCACCCAGCATATCGGTGCATATCAGGTTGAAATCAACCAGAAGAAAATTACGTTCCTTGATACACCGGGTCACGAAGCGTTCACCGCAATGCGTGCCCGTGGTGCCCAGGTAACCGATATGACCATTATCGTGGTTGCAGCGGATGACGGTGTAATGCCGCAGACGGTAGAAGCGATCAACCATGCCAAAGCAGCCGGACTTCCGATCATTGTTGCAGTCAACAAAATCGACAAGCCGGGAGCAGATCCAGACCGTGTCAAGCAGGAGCTTACCAACTATGAGCTGGTACCGGAAGAGTGGGGCGGAGACACAATCTTCGTGAACCTGTCCGCTAAACAGCGCATTAACCTGGAAGAGCTGCTGGAAATGATTCTGCTTGTGGCAGAAGTTAATGAGTACAAAGCGAACCCGGACAAACGGGCACGAGGTACTGTAATAGAAGCCGAGCTGGATAAGAACCGCGGACCTGTGGCCCGTATTCTCGTGCAGAACGGTACGCTGAAAGTCGGAGACGCATTTGTTGCAGGTAACTGCTTCGGCCGTGTACGTGCAATGGTCAATGACAAAGGACGCAAGATCAAGGAAGCGGGACCTTCCACACCTGTGGAAATTACCGGTTTGGCTGAAGTGCCTCAGGCTGGCGATCCGTTCATGGCGTTTGAAGACGAGCGTAAAGCCCGTGCTATCGCGGACAGACGTTCAACAACCCAGCGTCAAACCGAGCTGAACACGAACACCCGCGTAACGCTGGATGATCTGTTCAAGCACATCAAAGACGGTGAGATCAAAGATCTGAACGTTATCATCAAAGGTGACGTACAAGGTTCGGTTGAGGCGCTGAAAAGCTCCCTGGCCAAAATTGAAGTTGAAGGCGTGCGCGTGAAAATCATTCACAGCGGTGCGGGTTCGATTACGGAATCCGACATCACTTTGGCTGCAGCTTCCAATGCGATCGTTATCGGCTTTAACGTTCGTCCGGATGCTCAGACCAAGGCTGCTGCAGAGCAGGAAAAAGTTGATGTGCGTCTGCACAATATCATTTACAACGTAATTGAAGAAATCGAAAGTGCCATGAAGGGCATGCTCGATCCGGTCTTCAAAGAAAATATTATCGGCCATGCTGAAGTGCGCAACGTCTTCAAAATCAGCAAAGTGGGTAATATTGCAGGCTGTATGGTTACAGACGGCAAAATCGCCCGCAATGCCGAAATGCGCCTGATCCGCAGCGGAATTGTTGTGTTCGAAGGCAAGATCGATACCTTGAAGCGCTTCAAGGATGATGCAAAAGAAGTGGCGCAGGGTTATGAATGCGGCATAACTTTGGAACGCTATAATGACGTCCAAGAAGGCGACGTTATTGAAGCGTTCATCATGGAAAAGGTAGAGCGCTAA